The sequence TCCGGCGGCAAAAAACCCACGACAGGAAATGAGCTTATCTCCGTAAACGCTCAAATGTTTACCGCGTGTGAAACGAAACCCGCGCCCCTCTTGTCTGAAAAATTGGCGGAACAACTGAATGAAGAAGATTTAGATTCTCAATTAAAAGTTGTTGGGGTCGGTGGTGCGCTGGCATTTGCGGGTCATTTTTTATATCCTCCTTTAAGCTTGCTAAGCTTGCCCGTGCTCGGCTATTCGGCCTGGACGATGTTTAAGGATGCTTATAAAAGCGTGCAGGCACGTAAACTGCGAATTTCAATTCTCGATTCTATTAGCGCTTGCGTAGGAATTGTATTGGGTTATTACGTCGTAGCGGCAATTGCCAGTATTCTGTACTTTTATTCAATAAAAATTTTAAACCAGACCCACAGTAAAACTCGAAAAAATTTAATCGATATTTTCGGTGGCCATCCTCAACAGGTATGGTTACTCAAGGATGGTGTGGAAATCAGCTTACCTCTGGAACAAATCCGCAAGGGTGATCGGATTGTCATCAATACCGGGGAAACTATTCCCATCGACGGAATTATCGAGGAAGGTATCGCTCAAATCGATCAGCACATGCTCACGGGCGAAGCGCAGCCGGAAGAAAAATTAATAGGACAACAAGTTTTTGCCATGACGCTGGTAATCTCAGGACGGATTATTGTGCGCGTAGAAAAAACTGGCGTGGATACCATGGCTGCCAATATTACCCGGATGCTTGCCAAAACTGACGATTTTATCTCCGTGCTACAAATCCGGAGCGAACACCTTGCTAATGAATCTGTGCTTCCTACGTTTGGTCTTGCCGGGGTCGCCTGGTTTACCAGAGGCCCGATGGGGACGATGTTAGCGCTTGGTTCTAATTTTTCCGAAGTGATGTGCGTTTCCGTGCCGTTGAGCATGCTGAATTATCTCCGTATTGCCGCCAATTCCGGTTTATTGATTAAAGATGGACGTTCCCTGGAGCAGTTGTCGAAAGTGGATACAGTGGTATTCGATAAAACTGGCACGCTTACTCTGGAGCAACCCCATGTCGGTGGAATTTATCCCGGCGCGGGATTTACCGAACGCGAGGTACTGTATTACACCGCAACTGCGGAATACCGCCAGACCCACCCCATTGCCTTGGCAGTGCTCGACGCGGCGGCCCAACAAAAAATCGTATTACCCTTGATCGATGATGCTCAATACAGTATTGGCTACGGAATCCGTGTCCATCTCAATGGACATCAGATACGGGTGGGCAGCGCACGTTTTATGCGGCGGGAAAACATTCCGCTGCCGGAAAAATTCGACGCCGTGGAGCTGAATGCTCATGAGCAAGGCTACTCCCTAATTTACACGGCGCTGGACGATGTTTTGTGTGGAGTTGTGGAATTGCAGCCCACGGTACGCCCGGAAGCGGAAGCGGTAATCCGGCGTCTGCGCCAGCGAGGGTTGGAGGTTCATATTTTTTCCGGCGACCATAACGGCCCTGTGAAGCGCCTTGCCACGCAACTGGGTGTGGACAAATACATTGCGGAAACCCTGCCCGAGGACAAATCACGCCTGATCGAGGAACTACAACAAAGCGGTAAAACAGTCTGTTTCGTAGGTGACGGGATTAACGACGCCATCGCCTTGAAAAAGGCTGCTGTGTCGATGTCGCCCCGAGGTGCTTCCTCATTCGCCATGGACAGCGCTCAAATCATATTGATGCGCACAGATCTGCGGCAAATCGTGGAAACCTTTGAATTGGCAGAACAGTTTAATTTCAATCAACGTGTGGGGATCATTGCCGGCACCATCGCACCCAGCTTGATCTCCATGGGTGGTATACTGTTTTTTGGATTGTCCATTTCAGGATCCTGGGTTTTGTATTTCGCCGCCAGTGTCATCGGATTAGCCAGCGCCATGTATCCCTTGCTAAAAAATCCAATCCATACTCAATCACCCCAAGGCTAAAGCCGTGGGCTTCTCGCGGGTATCAGGTAAATTTTCGTCGCATTTTAATTGCGGCACACCCGTCTGGATAATAATCTTTGATTCGCCGATAGACTTTATACCCAAATTTTTCGTAGCGGTATCGCAGGGCCTTGTTGTCTTCACGAACTTCTAAAAGAACTATGGTAGCCCCAAGCGATAAACACGTTTTTTCGACATTTCTAAATAAAAGATTTGCAATACCCTTACCCTGAAATTCGGAATGAACCGCTAGAGAATAAAACCGTCCTGCAGCTTGGTTGGATCGAAAATTAATCTGGGCATATCCTCCGAGTTTATTTTCTTGTTTATATAAAAGAATAAAGCCATTTCCCCGACCGATCAAATTAGCAAT is a genomic window of Gammaproteobacteria bacterium containing:
- a CDS encoding Cation transport ATPase — protein: MLHLLGLFLFGAGISMGAKQSGGKKPTTGNELISVNAQMFTACETKPAPLLSEKLAEQLNEEDLDSQLKVVGVGGALAFAGHFLYPPLSLLSLPVLGYSAWTMFKDAYKSVQARKLRISILDSISACVGIVLGYYVVAAIASILYFYSIKILNQTHSKTRKNLIDIFGGHPQQVWLLKDGVEISLPLEQIRKGDRIVINTGETIPIDGIIEEGIAQIDQHMLTGEAQPEEKLIGQQVFAMTLVISGRIIVRVEKTGVDTMAANITRMLAKTDDFISVLQIRSEHLANESVLPTFGLAGVAWFTRGPMGTMLALGSNFSEVMCVSVPLSMLNYLRIAANSGLLIKDGRSLEQLSKVDTVVFDKTGTLTLEQPHVGGIYPGAGFTEREVLYYTATAEYRQTHPIALAVLDAAAQQKIVLPLIDDAQYSIGYGIRVHLNGHQIRVGSARFMRRENIPLPEKFDAVELNAHEQGYSLIYTALDDVLCGVVELQPTVRPEAEAVIRRLRQRGLEVHIFSGDHNGPVKRLATQLGVDKYIAETLPEDKSRLIEELQQSGKTVCFVGDGINDAIALKKAAVSMSPRGASSFAMDSAQIILMRTDLRQIVETFELAEQFNFNQRVGIIAGTIAPSLISMGGILFFGLSISGSWVLYFAASVIGLASAMYPLLKNPIHTQSPQG
- a CDS encoding hypothetical protein (Evidence 5 : Unknown function), with amino-acid sequence MYSLLAMGRITWIKIEYQFQKNLDSLLTMQKIVRINQTIQVVTNEKLWEAGIDSRISMLTPQDGTELLRLEDACFDPKLYCGLLTQSSIANLIGRGNGFILLYKQENKLGGYAQINFRSNQAAGRFYSLAVHSEFQGKGIANLLFRNVEKTCLSLGATIVLLEVREDNKALRYRYEKFGYKVYRRIKDYYPDGCAAIKMRRKFT